TTGATGGTGTTGTTTTTGTCATTGATCCAGGGTTTGCGAAGCAAAAGGTAGTTATTTCGTCACCCACAGAAATTACAATGTTGAtatgtattgaaaaatgacaCGCTAAATCCGAATATTCTAACGAAAATGGTATCACTTACCACAGGTCTATAATCCGAGAATTCGCGTAGAGTCTTTGTTGGTATCGCCAATCAGTAAAGCATCTGCGCAACAGCGAGCTGGTAGAGCAGGTCGAACTCGTCCAGGGAAATGTTTTCGGCTTTATACAGAAAGAGCATACAAAAATGAGATGCAGGACAACACGTATCCAGAAATTCTTCGTTCAAATCTCGGCAGTGTTGTTTTGCAATTGAAAAAGCTTGGAATTGATGATCTGGTAAGTAGTGCGATTTTTTTACTGTTAATAACATGAAATGAacaattatttgaatcaaaatttgaattttacagGTTCATTTTGACTTCATGGATCCTCCAGCGCCTGAAACACTTATGAGAGCACTGGAGCTGCTCAACTACTTGGCGGCGCTTGATGACGACGGAAATTTAACAGACCTAGGTGCAGTTATGGCTGAATTTCCGCTCGACCCTCAGCTGGCAAAAATGTTAATAGCTTCATGTAACCATAACTGCAGTAATGAAATACTCAGCATCACCGCGATGCTCTCAGGTACTGTATTGGGGTTTGTTgattctattttaattttagatTCACATAATTTTCTAACATCTCTCTTATTTAGCTTAACGTCAGCTCCAAAGTtcagaaaataagaaattccCCATAGTCGAGGATGTTGTTCAGACATTTTCATGTGTCTTCCTTTTTTAAAACGCTAAATCAGTTATAGTCTATagtaagaaaatataaaatgtattgAAAGCTGGCAATTTAAAATAGATTCAAGTTAGGATGGTGGTGAGGTAACATGGTTATGTATTGACAATTGACATGGTATTAGTCCCACAGTGTTTTGTGAGACCAAACGAGGCCAAGAAAGCTGCAGATGACTCAAAAATGCGGTTCGCGCATATCGATGGCGATCATCTGACTCTTCTTAATGTATATCATGCCTTTAAACAgagtaagtaaaaaaattaatgtcaTTTACGAGGACAAGTGTGCTACAGTACAATATTCAACAATTCTAAAATCAATTGCAGCCTTTTCTCATAGTGTAAATTTATGACGTGATTGAGTGTTTAAAGCTTTTGTTACTAATTGAATgactttttaaaattgatgATTCATTCCTCATCTCTGTGTTTGTGTAATTTCTTGGCACTCGCATAAAATATGGctgtgatttttcaattatggtttttctgaaacatgaaaaatttgaactatGAGTGTTAACacagaaatttaataattttcagataTGGAAGATCCGCAATGGTGTTATGAGCATTTTGTGAACTACCGATCACTTAAGAGTGGAGATAACGTTAGACAGCAATTAAGTAGGATCATGGACAGGTTCAGTTTAAAACGTACGTCAACCGATTTCACGTCCAAAGACTATTACATAAACATCAGAAAGGCATTGGTCAACGGATTCTTCATGCAGGTAAGAAATCGAAAACATTTGTAAGGGTATTACTCTACTTATGTTGATGCGTCTCTTTTTaatatatgaatgaaaaattgttcagaCAAGAAGCTTGATTCTAGCTTCCCACTGATTTGGTCTTATGAGAGTAAATCACTTTTAAGCGGAAAATGACAaagattaattgaataataatgaattgtgttcttttttttataccaggTTGCACATTTAGAAAGGACGGGACACTATCTTACAATAAAAGACAATCAGGTTGTGCAATTACATCCGAGCAGTTGCCTTGACCATAAACCTGAGTGGGTAATCTACAACGAATTCGTGCTTAcgacaaaaaattacatcagGACAGTAACAGACATAAAACGTGAGTACCATTGTaaaaaactttctttttttttttcttcaatgaaatagaaaaaaaaccgaaacacCGAATATTCTAACAATgtttgcatatttatttcagCCGATTGGTTACTTAAAATCGCACCCCAATACTACGATTTGCAGAACTTCCCTCAATGCGAAGCTAAAAGACAGCTTGAAGGTATTCAAACGCGACTAGATTCGAAACAGTATCAAGAAGGCTTCTAACGTTGTTCGCTTTTAGCCACGTTACCAATCACTAACAACGGCTGTGACCAGCCCAGTCCTTCGAGCATGTaaactcttttttttattcattaaaaaaaaaccgaaataGAGGTAaagcattttttcaaacgatcttAGGCCAAGTTCATCTCCTGTTACAACATAAACGTTATTCTCATAATTGGCAATGATATTCATGCTGAAGGACTTATAAACTCGATGTCTATCCTATTGCTCAGGATAAATCGTCAGGATACTTATATCCATCAACCGCTGGATCCATCCAACCCTAAGTACCAGTGGGcttaatttatacaatttcaaaaaagcgTAGCTGTTTGATAGTTTTAAAAGGAAAATACAATTAcaaacagaagagaaattgtTGATAGGGTCGTTCATAATGTATGTAGCCAAAGTTGATATACCTTACCGACACACACCACTgcactataaataataacttaCTATCTATCAGTTCGGATATTTAACGAAACAAATGTTATTGTTAGTTACTTTTCTTGTCACTATCCCCTTTGAAACGCAAAATCAAGTTGTCGACTGTACCCAAAAAGTGAGTACGTGATCACATCGACCAATTTTGTGATCCATTTATTATAGGATACCTCACCACCCTTTGTGTATACTGTTTTATACCTACCCAAATTGAAGtaacgaataaattttattgaattactATTTAGCTCACTattccacttgaaaaattgctaCACGTTGGTGACTGTTCGTCATAAcacatttataataataatggctGTGGTCTGTATTGAAGTTTCCGTTGTTTCGCTCTGTATTACTGACAGAAGCAcaggaaaattttcagagaacaaaaaaattaataaaacacAAGGAACGGAAATATTGTGTCAAGTTATTCGTTCAATGTTGATTAATGATTGTTGATGTAATAGagatttcatttcttaaaaataagttaaaaactactttgaaatttggaaaaaaaaaactaacaccAGGAGTGCAGACTGTTTTTTCGTTGAAACGTGACTTCACGTTAGGATAGAAAAAGCTTTAGCTGACACAGTTTAGCGCGTATGTGTATAATTGATCATAATGAGTtacttttcaattcaattatttacctATGTACATCAACGTATATTACCGTAATACCACGAGTCTACACCCCGTTCGAATTTGtataagtaattattttaaCCGCTTGGGAACGGTGAATTAGAGTTTATTGAGTATGTTCAATGCACTCGTACACCTTTCCATGGATAGGGTACATTCGTATTGTTAAGATCgatattttctcttttacgcaataaaaaaaaaaaagaaactactAACCACCatgagttaaaaaaatacattattaCGGTAATGTATCTAATGATGTTTTACGTGTTTGACGCCAGATGATGGGTcgcttttttcaaattttgtacatataataGCGTTTCATTATGCTGTATCACTTCATTCCAATAAAACGAAGTATACCTGTAACATTCATGCATTTTTATCActcttatttcaatttcatggTTTTTAC
The Neodiprion fabricii isolate iyNeoFabr1 chromosome 5, iyNeoFabr1.1, whole genome shotgun sequence genome window above contains:
- the LOC124183120 gene encoding putative pre-mRNA-splicing factor ATP-dependent RNA helicase PRP1 isoform X1, encoding MSKRRIEVVDPYIKRKKDGTVANNMPTSTAAKNQVQHNPYNGLPYTPRYHEFYKKRITLPVFEYRTDFMRLLALHQCIVLVGETGSGKTTQIPQWCVEYSRSMGTKAVACTQPRRVAAMSVAQRVSEEMDVALGQEVGYSIRFEDCSSANTVLKYMTDGMLLREGMSDPMLEAYQVILLDEAHERTLATDLLMGVLKEVVKQRPDLKLVIMSATLDAGKFQQYFDNAPLMNVPGRTHPVEIFYTPEPERDYLEAAIRTVIQIHMCEEVAGDLLLFLTGQEEIEEACKRIKREMDNLGPEVGELKCIPLYSTLPPNLQQRIFEPAPPTKPNGAIGRKVVVSTNIAETSLTIDGVVFVIDPGFAKQKVYNPRIRVESLLVSPISKASAQQRAGRAGRTRPGKCFRLYTERAYKNEMQDNTYPEILRSNLGSVVLQLKKLGIDDLVHFDFMDPPAPETLMRALELLNYLAALDDDGNLTDLGAVMAEFPLDPQLAKMLIASCNHNCSNEILSITAMLSVPQCFVRPNEAKKAADDSKMRFAHIDGDHLTLLNVYHAFKQNMEDPQWCYEHFVNYRSLKSGDNVRQQLSRIMDRFSLKRTSTDFTSKDYYINIRKALVNGFFMQVAHLERTGHYLTIKDNQVVQLHPSSCLDHKPEWVIYNEFVLTTKNYIRTVTDIKPDWLLKIAPQYYDLQNFPQCEAKRQLEGIQTRLDSKQYQEGF
- the LOC124183120 gene encoding putative pre-mRNA-splicing factor ATP-dependent RNA helicase PRP1 isoform X2, with the translated sequence MPTSTAAKNQVQHNPYNGLPYTPRYHEFYKKRITLPVFEYRTDFMRLLALHQCIVLVGETGSGKTTQIPQWCVEYSRSMGTKAVACTQPRRVAAMSVAQRVSEEMDVALGQEVGYSIRFEDCSSANTVLKYMTDGMLLREGMSDPMLEAYQVILLDEAHERTLATDLLMGVLKEVVKQRPDLKLVIMSATLDAGKFQQYFDNAPLMNVPGRTHPVEIFYTPEPERDYLEAAIRTVIQIHMCEEVAGDLLLFLTGQEEIEEACKRIKREMDNLGPEVGELKCIPLYSTLPPNLQQRIFEPAPPTKPNGAIGRKVVVSTNIAETSLTIDGVVFVIDPGFAKQKVYNPRIRVESLLVSPISKASAQQRAGRAGRTRPGKCFRLYTERAYKNEMQDNTYPEILRSNLGSVVLQLKKLGIDDLVHFDFMDPPAPETLMRALELLNYLAALDDDGNLTDLGAVMAEFPLDPQLAKMLIASCNHNCSNEILSITAMLSVPQCFVRPNEAKKAADDSKMRFAHIDGDHLTLLNVYHAFKQNMEDPQWCYEHFVNYRSLKSGDNVRQQLSRIMDRFSLKRTSTDFTSKDYYINIRKALVNGFFMQVAHLERTGHYLTIKDNQVVQLHPSSCLDHKPEWVIYNEFVLTTKNYIRTVTDIKPDWLLKIAPQYYDLQNFPQCEAKRQLEGIQTRLDSKQYQEGF